The window GGGTCTGATTACACATGATCCACGACTTGTTTAGATATCCTTAGAGAAATGCTCAATCGCACTCATCGGGTTAACCCTCCCAATTCATTGGACTTGAAGTGAAATCTTAAATAGTATGGATGGATTACAAATACTTATACACATTTTTTGAAAAAATAAAGACCCGGAAAAAATTCCGGGTCTGATTACACATGATCCACGACTTGTTTAGATATCCTTAGAGAAATGCTCAATCGCACTCATCGGGTTAACCCTCCCAATTCATTGGACTTGAAGTGAAATCTTAAATAGTATGGATGGATTACAAATACTTATACACATTTTTTGAAAAAATAAAGACCCGGAAAAAATTCCGGGTCTGATTACACATGATCCACGATTTAGTTAGATATCCTTAGAGAAATGCTCATTCGCACTCATCGGGTTAACCCTCCCAATTCATTGGACTTGAAGTGAAATCTTAAATAGTATAGGCAGATTATAAAAACTCATACGCATTTTTTGAAAAAATAAAAACCCGGAAAAAATTCTGGGTCTGATTACACATGATCCACGATTTGTTTAGATTTCCTTAGAGAAAACGATCATTCGCACTCATCGGGTTAACCCTCCCAATTCATTGGAGTTAAAGTGAAATCTTAAATAGTATAGGCAGATTATAAAAACTCATACGCATCTTTTGAAAAAATAAAAACCCGGAAAAAATTCCGGGTCTGATTACACATGATCCACGATTTGTTTAGATTTCCTTAGAGAAAACGATCATTCGCACTCATCGGGTTAACCCTCCCAATTCATTGGAGTTAAAGTGAAATCTCTAATAGTATGGATGGATTACAAATACTTATACACATTTTTAAAAAAAATAAAAACCCGGAAAAAATTCCGGGTCTGATTACACATGATCCACGATTCAGTTAGATTTCCTTAGAGAAAATAATCCATCACACTCATCGGGTTAACCCTCCCAATTCATTGGACTTGAAGTGAAATCTTAAATAGTATAAGCAGATTATAAAAACTCATACACATTTTTTGAAAAAAATAAAAACCCGGAAAAAATTCCGGGTCCGATTACACTACATAATAGTATCCACGACACGCTGCCTCGCTTTCGCATTTAACCTTAAGATTGACCTAAGATAATACTGCTTAGCTATTCAGTTAGATGGTTCTTCCTAGAGAAAACGATCAATCGCACTCATCGGGTTAACCCTCCTAAGTCACTGGACTTGAAGTGAAATCTTTAATAGTATAAACGGTTTATGATTTATCATACGTCATTTTAAAAATGAAAATTTGATTTCAGGGAAATCTAAACTTAACTTTAAAGTTTCTCTAATGCATTTTGTTATTATAATAAAGGATTACAACATAATTTGAAATGGGAGAGCTTTCTCATGATAAAACGGACAATTACAAAGGAAATGTTAAATGAAAATCCATATGAAAAGTGGAATCAGTTTATTGATTTACTTGCGATGGAAGAATATAGAGATTTAACCGACATACAAAAGGTTGCACATCTCTGTTTTTGGTATGATTCGGAAGTGCAAAATGGAGGACATCTACAATATTTTTTAAATAGAGGCACAAAACTAGTTCAACAAAGTCTTGATGCCCTTAAAACTATTGGGGCAAATGCTCAAGCGCATATTCTCACAAAGGCAGCGAACACATTTAACACAATGGAGCGAGCGAGAATTGACAGTGTTGATGAGTTTATAGAGGTAGAAGAAGAAGGGAAATTCCTAGAACTGGATCTAGAGTATTATCAAATTGAGCATACAATCAATGATTTATTAGAACAATACTTGGAAAAGTATGAAACGGAATTTATTTTAGTGGAGAAGTGATTCACTGCAGTAAAATCCAAGGATAAATTAAATCATGAGGGATAACATAATCTTGGTGATGAAAATGAAGAAACTAGTGGCCATATTAATGGCAATGCCATTTGCAATGACATTCCTTCCGACTGTAAAAGCAGCTTCACCTACACCTTTCAGTTAGATGACTATCTTAAAATTGCAAACACGATGAATTATAGATGAGGGCGATAATCCGAGATGGATATCGCCCATTTTTTCATCTAACTGTTCAAAGAGGCTTGCTCAGTCGAAGTTTTATCTTTATTTAAAGCCATAAATACAATCATCGTTAAGATACAGAGTGCTCCAATCCATTGGAAAGAGCCAAAGGGTACTTTTAACCAAAATACGGTTGTTAAGACGGCTGCCAATGGCTCAATGCTTCCTAAAAGACTTGATTCTTTAGGAGCTAGACTCTGTAGACTTTCTATATAAAACCAAAATGCAATCATGGTACCAAAAATAATAACAAACACCAAATAAAAATAAGCTTCTATTGTAAAGCTGTTAAGGTTAATTTGCCAAGGAGGATGGATAAAACCTAGTGCGAAACCACCGATAATCATCGCCCAGCCAACAATGACCAGTGAATCAAATTGCTTTAGTAAGGGAATAGCGTACAATGTATAAAAGGCTAGGGCTACTCCAGATAATATCCCCCACACAATGGCAAGTGGTGGCACAGAGAATTGTGAAATAGAGCCGTTTGTTAATAGGAAGAAGCAACCCGTCAAAGCCAGTGAGACAGTCCATACATCAGCTCTTGTAAGTACATTTTGTTTGCGGGCAATTAAATAAATGATAATCATCACAGGTGCTAAATATTGTAATAGTGTAGCAACTGCAGCATTCCCATGTTTAATGGAGGCCATATAGGTATACTGGACACCAAGCATACCTACTAATCCGAAAATGATTAATTGTATAGCAGCTCTTCTATCTTTCCAAACACCTAGGATTTGCGAACGGTCTTTCCTGATAATTTGAATGGCTAACAGTAAGACACCTGCTATAAGTAATCGTGTCGCCACTAGCCAATCAACACCAACCCCATACTGTTGAAACAATTTTTGTGCAACAGTGCCACCAATTCCCCAAAACACGGCGCCTATAATCACCAGAACCATCCCTTTATTTCTATTCATCTTTAGATTCGCCATCCTTTTAATATAAAAATAGTATTATAATGTCTTTAAGATAAGCGAAATATCGTTTAAATAATACGTAAATCGAATTGTAAAATATAAGAATATTGAGGTGATATTGTGCAAATAAAAGATTTTAGTGTTGATCATAATTTAAAAGAATTGACGGAGCATCGTACAGTTGTGTTGCCAGTGGCATGCTATGTAACAACAATAAATGAAAATATAAACGGCTATATACCACTTCATTGGCATGATGAATTTCAGTTTGTCCTCGTGGTAAAAGGTACAGCTAATTTTCAAATAAATGAAGAACCCGTCTCTGTACAAGAAGGAGAGGGGTTATTTATTAACAGTGGCTGCTTACATATGGCAAAAGATCAGCATAGTACGGGATGTGTATACATTTGTTTAAATGTTTCTCCGAATTTCGTTGTCTCCCATGAGCTCTATACGACATTTGTATCTCCATATATTCAAGCGACAAATCTTCAATACGTACACTTAGTTCCAAGTGTTGATTGGGCAATTGGAATTCTGGAATCGATTAGGAGAATTGAACAGCTCATCCACCAAAGCCAACCATTCTATGAAATTGAAGTCAATTTAGAATTAACATTTATGTGGAAAAGTCTTATTAAAAATGGAATTCAGTTGGAGTTCAAAGAAAGGGAAATGCTAAAGAATCAACGAATGAAGCAAATGCTAAATTGGATCCATCAACACTATGCTGAAAAAATCCTCTTAGAAGATATTGCACAGGCAGGTCAACTAAGCCGTTCGGAATGCTGCCGGTATTTCAAACGTTTTTTAAACAAGTCACCATTGAATTACGTGACCGAGTATCGTATCCAAAAAAGCCTACTATTACTGCAGCAGGCTCATTTCAATGTAACAGATGTCGCCTATCAAGTAGGTTTTAATAGCACAAGCTACTTCATCGATAAGTTCCGAAAATCAATGAACCTGACCCCATATGCTTATAAAAAGAATAGAAGTTGACTTAAATATTCAACTAACGAAGAGGCTTTATCCAAGAAGGATTAAAGCTCTTTTTTGTTGAATTTATTTAACACGTGAAAGTCAAAATAAGGAGTAGGGAGGTATTCTGTTGTCTGAAAAAAGTCAGAGTACATTTGTTCATCAATTAAAAAACGTATTTACAATAGATTGTGGTGATATTTACTTACGGGAATTTACGATTAGTGATGTAGATGATATTTATTCCATTTCCAATCAATCCGAAATTTTTAAGTATTTACCCGACTGGAAGTCATCGAGAGAGCAAAGATTAAATTGGGTAGCTAATTATGAAATACCAAGTAACAATGAATTCTTGAAAACAGTTGCTAATAAGGAGAAAATTGAAAATCACCATTTAAAACTAGGCATTATTTTAAAAGAAACAAGTCAATTCATCGGTTGGTGCTGTACTGGTGTAAAGGATGAATTACCTGACCAAAATAGAGAAATTATGTATGCTGTATCTGAGCAATTTCACAATAAAGGCTATGCAACAAAAGCTGCCAAAGGTCTTATAAATTATTTATTTAGCCAAACGAACATTGAACTATTAAATGCAGTTGCACGAATGGAGAATCAAAGTTCAAACAAAGTGATTGAAAAGTGCGGATTTAGTTTAATTGGAACAATTCAAATTGATGGTGAATTGTACAATCATTACAAATTAGGTAAGAATGATTGTACAATTATATAAAGTGAAGTCAAAGTCGAAGGGAAAAGAGGTGTTATAGAGTGGATGTAAGACCGATTCGTGAGTTGCCAAAAAGTAAAATTATTGATTTTTTTGAGTTGCAATGGGGAAGTCCACAGATGGTGATTTCCAGTGGCGTTTATGATTGTAGCGAGTTAGAAGGTTTTACGGTTTTAAAAGGTGATAAAATTATTGGCTTGATTACATATATAACTCAAAATAATGAATGCGAAATTATCTCATTAGATAGTCTAGATGAATGTAAGGGGATTGGTTCTTTACTTGTAAAAGAGGTTGAAACGCTTGCTCTTATACAAGGGCTAAAACTTATTAGGCTCGTTACGACAAATGATAATTTGTTAGCGTTGAAATTTTATCAAAAAAGAGGATACAGGTTGTCAAAAATCATAAATAATGCAGTTGAAATAGCGAGAACAGTTAAACCTGAGATTCCCTTAATCGGTAATGATGGGATTCCACTACGAGATGAAATTGAATTGGTAAAATTATTGAACTAATAGTTGATTTTATATTCGTAGAAAGTTAAAATTCAATTCCTACAAAGTAAGCCGTACGAAAAAAACGCACAGCTTACTCCTTTAATGGTTTTAAAGCATTCGTTTGATCGATGTAGATGAAGGCATCATAACGGCTGCCGACTCTGGAGGGAACGTAATTTCCATAAGCCTCAAATTCGGGATGATAGACAACACCAATTGCGCGATGACCAAGCCAATCGTTGAAATTTTCCCGATTTTCAGCGTTAAATAGCAAAACTTTATCTTCAGTACCAGCGGCATGAAGCTGTCCTTCCCATGTGCTTAGCTTCGATGGTGGAACTTCAATTATCTCTAGAGGATCTCCCCAGCTATCTGCAGCAATGACAGTGCCTTGGTATGTACCGAAGCCTATAGCAAAGGTATTTTCCTTGCCATATTGCTCTCTCATGAGTTGGCCGACGTTGATTAAGTGATCATCCCTCATATCCGTTTCCGATGCATCCCCAATATGTGTGTTATGCTCCCAAATGATGATTTTTTCGTCGTCTCCGTGGTACTTCATTAATTCATTGATCGCTTCGACCATGTGTGAATCACGTGTATTCCAGGATTTTGCATCCTGCATCATTGCTCGGTAGTAGGCTTCTGCATTTTTGGCTACAAGAGCATTCATGATGACATTTAAATCCTCTTCGTGCTCGTCTGAGTATTTTCCTCATTAATCCGTAAAGATTTCAACAAGCTAGATACTTCGCTGATACATTCTCCTGTAAAGTGAGCGGTGGAAAGGGCATAGTGTTCCGGCATCCTGTTGTATGGTTCAAAGCAGGAGAAGGCTTTTTTTGCGTGTTCCAAGTCTACTTTGTACTGAGGATTTTCTGATAAAAATTTCAATACCTCATCGATGGATACGTAGAGACTGTAAAGGTCAATTCCGTAAAACCCTATCTTTTTATCCAGAGATGCATTTTTCTTCTTTAACCATTCCGTAAACTCTTCGATTTC is drawn from Lysinibacillus sp. SGAir0095 and contains these coding sequences:
- a CDS encoding GNAT family N-acetyltransferase, with protein sequence MDVRPIRELPKSKIIDFFELQWGSPQMVISSGVYDCSELEGFTVLKGDKIIGLITYITQNNECEIISLDSLDECKGIGSLLVKEVETLALIQGLKLIRLVTTNDNLLALKFYQKRGYRLSKIINNAVEIARTVKPEIPLIGNDGIPLRDEIELVKLLN
- a CDS encoding DMT family transporter, coding for MNRNKGMVLVIIGAVFWGIGGTVAQKLFQQYGVGVDWLVATRLLIAGVLLLAIQIIRKDRSQILGVWKDRRAAIQLIIFGLVGMLGVQYTYMASIKHGNAAVATLLQYLAPVMIIIYLIARKQNVLTRADVWTVSLALTGCFFLLTNGSISQFSVPPLAIVWGILSGVALAFYTLYAIPLLKQFDSLVIVGWAMIIGGFALGFIHPPWQINLNSFTIEAYFYLVFVIIFGTMIAFWFYIESLQSLAPKESSLLGSIEPLAAVLTTVFWLKVPFGSFQWIGALCILTMIVFMALNKDKTSTEQASLNS
- a CDS encoding GNAT family N-acetyltransferase produces the protein MSEKSQSTFVHQLKNVFTIDCGDIYLREFTISDVDDIYSISNQSEIFKYLPDWKSSREQRLNWVANYEIPSNNEFLKTVANKEKIENHHLKLGIILKETSQFIGWCCTGVKDELPDQNREIMYAVSEQFHNKGYATKAAKGLINYLFSQTNIELLNAVARMENQSSNKVIEKCGFSLIGTIQIDGELYNHYKLGKNDCTII
- a CDS encoding DUF4375 domain-containing protein — its product is MIKRTITKEMLNENPYEKWNQFIDLLAMEEYRDLTDIQKVAHLCFWYDSEVQNGGHLQYFLNRGTKLVQQSLDALKTIGANAQAHILTKAANTFNTMERARIDSVDEFIEVEEEGKFLELDLEYYQIEHTINDLLEQYLEKYETEFILVEK
- a CDS encoding AraC family transcriptional regulator, translated to MQIKDFSVDHNLKELTEHRTVVLPVACYVTTINENINGYIPLHWHDEFQFVLVVKGTANFQINEEPVSVQEGEGLFINSGCLHMAKDQHSTGCVYICLNVSPNFVVSHELYTTFVSPYIQATNLQYVHLVPSVDWAIGILESIRRIEQLIHQSQPFYEIEVNLELTFMWKSLIKNGIQLEFKEREMLKNQRMKQMLNWIHQHYAEKILLEDIAQAGQLSRSECCRYFKRFLNKSPLNYVTEYRIQKSLLLLQQAHFNVTDVAYQVGFNSTSYFIDKFRKSMNLTPYAYKKNRS